A genomic region of Janthinobacterium lividum contains the following coding sequences:
- a CDS encoding SGNH/GDSL hydrolase family protein: MHQTKFALAVLAAAVLAGCGGASGGDQTLKVKYTAQVSFGDSLSDVGSYAVGTVAAKGGGKFTINGDNTKINPELTGKNWTEHLAAQFGLAAPCAAETGLEGNAAQGLAVARVKHAGCFGYAMGGSRVTNPVGPNNKATGSPLGALTVPVVTQIANHLAVSGGKFSGTEAVFVMAGGNDVLYQLGALQTGATAAGQAAGAAAGAQAFATNLTMALAAGATNPATAAAAIGAAVKTASMATGSTPTTVVAAAVQAAVIAGNTAVASPAVYGPLVAKAQADATVTGNAAGAKAGADYAAAQGPLLVAAMKQAGSELVALVKDQVIAKGANYVVVNNLPDVAGTPSGLSKDANTKALINAMVSAFNGELSAGLNGNAKVLLVDVFAVSHDQGTNPGPYGLTNVSETACDLSAPGNILGSSLVCNGSNLKAGDVSHYSYADDVHPTPFNNLLLARYVAKDMVVRGWL; encoded by the coding sequence ATGCATCAAACAAAATTCGCGCTGGCCGTGCTGGCTGCGGCTGTCCTGGCAGGTTGCGGCGGTGCCAGTGGCGGTGATCAAACCTTGAAAGTCAAATACACGGCGCAGGTGTCGTTCGGCGACAGCCTGTCCGACGTCGGCTCGTATGCCGTGGGTACGGTGGCGGCGAAAGGTGGCGGCAAGTTCACCATCAATGGCGACAATACCAAGATCAATCCTGAACTGACGGGCAAGAACTGGACCGAGCACCTGGCCGCGCAATTCGGCCTGGCCGCGCCATGTGCTGCCGAGACTGGGTTGGAAGGCAATGCGGCGCAGGGCTTGGCCGTTGCCCGCGTCAAGCATGCAGGCTGTTTCGGCTACGCCATGGGTGGTTCGCGCGTGACCAATCCGGTTGGCCCGAATAACAAGGCGACGGGCAGTCCGCTGGGCGCCCTGACCGTGCCCGTGGTGACGCAGATCGCGAACCACCTGGCTGTTTCCGGCGGCAAGTTCAGCGGCACGGAAGCCGTTTTCGTGATGGCAGGCGGCAATGACGTGCTGTATCAGCTGGGCGCATTGCAAACGGGCGCGACTGCCGCTGGCCAGGCTGCTGGCGCGGCCGCTGGCGCCCAGGCCTTCGCCACCAACCTGACCATGGCCCTGGCGGCCGGCGCCACCAACCCTGCCACGGCAGCGGCTGCCATCGGCGCCGCCGTCAAGACGGCCAGCATGGCGACTGGCTCCACACCCACAACCGTCGTGGCCGCCGCCGTGCAAGCTGCTGTCATTGCCGGTAATACGGCCGTCGCTTCGCCTGCCGTATATGGTCCGCTGGTCGCCAAGGCGCAAGCCGATGCGACGGTGACGGGCAATGCTGCCGGCGCCAAGGCTGGCGCCGATTACGCTGCGGCTCAGGGGCCTTTGCTGGTTGCCGCCATGAAACAGGCTGGTAGCGAACTGGTGGCGCTGGTCAAGGACCAGGTCATTGCCAAGGGCGCCAACTATGTGGTGGTCAACAACCTGCCGGACGTGGCCGGTACGCCATCGGGCTTGAGCAAGGATGCCAACACCAAGGCGCTCATCAATGCCATGGTCAGCGCCTTCAATGGCGAACTGAGCGCCGGCTTGAACGGCAATGCGAAAGTCTTGCTGGTCGACGTGTTTGCCGTCAGCCATGACCAGGGCACCAATCCTGGCCCGTATGGATTGACCAACGTCAGCGAGACGGCATGCGACCTGAGCGCGCCGGGCAATATCCTGGGCAGCTCGCTGGTCTGCAATGGCTCGAACCTGAAAGCGGGCGACGTCAGCCACTACTCGTATGCCGACGATGTGCACCCTACGCCGTTCAACAACCTGTTGCTGGCCCGTTATGTGGCCAAGGACATGGTCGTGCGGGGCTGGCTGTAA
- a CDS encoding L-threonylcarbamoyladenylate synthase — translation MSVPAQDLAAAAAVLEAGGLVAFPTETVYGLGADAENPAAVARIYEAKGRPSDHPVIVHVAPGADLAHWSDDIPVEAQQLVASFWPGPLTLIVKRAAHIPDAVSGGQDTVGLRCPSHPVAIALLRTFKGGNGGLAAPSANKFGNVSPTTAQHVRDEFAAELDSGLLGLVLDGGQSDVGIESTIVDLSRLATHGPVLLRPGHISSEQIAAVIGRAPAVADAAAPRASGTLESHYAPHTPVAMQHSDDVGATLNRLLNDGRRVALIHYSDLPPASASVRLAAIPENYAHALYASLRTMDQVGAELILVEAPPTGPAWLGVNDRLRRAAFGSSGILQQFLSPS, via the coding sequence GTGAGCGTGCCCGCACAAGACCTGGCAGCGGCCGCTGCCGTGCTGGAGGCGGGCGGCCTAGTCGCTTTCCCGACGGAAACGGTGTATGGCCTGGGCGCCGATGCGGAAAACCCGGCCGCCGTGGCACGCATCTATGAAGCCAAGGGCCGTCCATCGGACCATCCCGTGATCGTACACGTGGCGCCTGGCGCCGACCTGGCGCACTGGTCCGACGACATTCCCGTGGAAGCGCAGCAACTGGTGGCTTCCTTCTGGCCTGGTCCGCTGACCCTGATCGTCAAGCGCGCCGCGCATATCCCCGACGCCGTTTCCGGCGGCCAGGACACGGTGGGTTTGCGCTGCCCATCGCATCCGGTGGCTATCGCATTGCTACGCACCTTCAAGGGCGGCAACGGCGGCCTGGCGGCGCCGTCGGCGAACAAGTTCGGCAATGTCAGCCCGACCACGGCGCAACATGTGCGCGATGAATTCGCGGCGGAACTCGATAGCGGCTTGCTGGGCCTGGTACTCGATGGCGGGCAGAGCGACGTGGGCATCGAGTCGACCATCGTCGACCTGTCGCGCCTGGCCACACACGGTCCCGTGCTGTTGCGTCCCGGCCATATCAGCAGCGAGCAGATCGCTGCCGTCATTGGCCGCGCACCGGCCGTGGCGGACGCAGCTGCGCCGCGCGCCTCGGGCACCCTGGAATCGCACTACGCGCCGCACACGCCTGTTGCGATGCAACACAGCGACGACGTGGGCGCTACCTTGAACCGCCTGCTCAATGACGGGCGCCGCGTGGCCCTGATCCACTACTCGGATCTGCCGCCGGCCAGCGCCAGCGTGCGCCTGGCGGCGATCCCGGAAAATTACGCACATGCGCTGTATGCCTCGCTGCGCACGATGGACCAGGTCGGTGCCGAGCTGATACTCGTCGAAGCACCGCCCACCGGCCCCGCGTGGCTGGGCGTGAATGACCGCTTGCGGCGTGCCGCGTTCGGCTCAAGTGGTATCTTGCAGCAATTCCTGTCCCCATCATAA
- a CDS encoding 5-(carboxyamino)imidazole ribonucleotide synthase, protein MNSKSTSPLLPAAHPPAWLGVMGGGQLGRMFAQAAQSMGYQVAVLEPSDACPAGQVAQRLVNAGYDDVAGLDALAAQCLAVTTEFENVPADSLSRLANHVFVAPDAHGVSVAQDRIAEKRFFVDCAGKSGVLPAPHMVIATQDDIDAIGDDLLPGILKTVRMGYDGKGQFRVRTRDDVRAAFAEMGQVTCLLEKMLPLAYEVSVLTARGVDGESVVYPIAENVHRDGVLFTTTVPGPNVSDDCAAKAQRAAQAMVAELGYVGVLCIEFFVLEDGSLVVNEMAPRPHNSGHYTMDACVTSQFAQQVRAMARLPLGDVRQHSPAVMLNILGDAWFADGSDVACEPAWDQVLALPGACLHLYGKDDPRRGRKMGHLTLIAATLSQAQQRLHDACLILGIAP, encoded by the coding sequence ATGAATAGTAAATCGACTTCCCCATTGCTGCCCGCCGCTCATCCACCGGCGTGGCTGGGCGTGATGGGCGGCGGCCAGCTCGGCCGCATGTTTGCCCAGGCCGCCCAGAGCATGGGCTACCAGGTAGCTGTACTGGAACCGTCCGATGCCTGCCCTGCGGGGCAGGTGGCGCAGCGCCTCGTCAATGCCGGTTATGACGATGTGGCGGGTCTCGACGCCCTGGCGGCACAATGCCTGGCCGTCACCACGGAATTCGAAAACGTGCCGGCCGACAGCCTGTCGCGCCTGGCCAACCACGTCTTCGTGGCGCCGGATGCCCACGGCGTGTCGGTGGCGCAGGACCGCATCGCGGAAAAGCGTTTCTTTGTCGACTGTGCGGGCAAGTCGGGCGTGCTGCCGGCGCCGCACATGGTCATCGCCACGCAGGACGACATCGATGCCATCGGCGACGACTTGCTGCCGGGCATACTGAAAACCGTGCGCATGGGCTATGACGGCAAGGGCCAGTTCCGTGTGCGCACGCGCGACGATGTGCGCGCCGCCTTCGCGGAAATGGGACAAGTAACTTGCCTGCTGGAAAAGATGCTGCCGCTGGCGTATGAAGTGTCCGTGTTGACGGCGCGCGGCGTGGACGGCGAATCGGTCGTGTATCCGATCGCCGAAAACGTGCACCGTGACGGCGTGCTGTTTACCACCACCGTGCCGGGCCCGAACGTGTCGGACGACTGTGCCGCCAAGGCGCAGCGGGCGGCGCAAGCCATGGTTGCCGAACTCGGCTACGTTGGCGTGTTGTGCATCGAATTTTTCGTGCTGGAAGATGGCAGCCTGGTGGTCAATGAAATGGCACCGCGTCCCCACAACAGCGGACACTACACGATGGACGCTTGCGTCACCAGCCAGTTCGCGCAGCAGGTGCGGGCCATGGCGCGTCTGCCGCTGGGCGACGTGCGCCAGCATTCGCCGGCCGTGATGCTCAACATCCTCGGCGACGCCTGGTTTGCCGACGGCAGCGATGTTGCCTGCGAACCGGCGTGGGACCAGGTGCTGGCGCTGCCGGGTGCCTGTTTGCACCTGTATGGCAAGGATGACCCGCGCCGTGGCCGCAAGATGGGCCATCTGACCCTGATCGCCGCCACCTTGTCGCAAGCGCAGCAGCGCCTGCATGACGCTTGCCTGATCCTGGGAATCGCGCCGTGA